In Candidatus Omnitrophota bacterium, a single genomic region encodes these proteins:
- a CDS encoding prepilin-type N-terminal cleavage/methylation domain-containing protein, whose product MSNRGVTLIEVVVAMVVLVVGLVSTLTLFPVGLKAGRRARQTNEAALLGQRLMQELHLAKASELLAGKFPGGAAGEEAGYRWQYEAEEIALEGVDGATLCRVLLTLEWESGVNTRREQWVSYIVPDEV is encoded by the coding sequence GTGTCTAACCGCGGTGTGACTCTTATTGAAGTTGTTGTTGCGATGGTGGTGTTGGTGGTGGGCTTGGTGTCCACCCTGACGCTATTCCCAGTGGGGCTCAAGGCCGGACGCCGCGCGCGCCAGACCAACGAGGCTGCCCTCTTAGGGCAACGGCTGATGCAAGAGCTCCACTTGGCCAAGGCCTCGGAGCTATTGGCCGGAAAGTTTCCTGGCGGGGCGGCTGGAGAAGAGGCGGGCTATCGTTGGCAATATGAGGCCGAGGAAATTGCCTTGGAGGGCGTGGACGGAGCGACACTTTGCCGCGTGTTGCTGACACTGGAGTGGGAGAGTGGCGTGAACACGCGCAGGGAGCAGTGGGTTTCATACATCGTACCTGATGAGGTTTGA
- a CDS encoding MerR family DNA-binding transcriptional regulator, protein MGSELLSSIPRYYAAAEAAEILGISKQTLIRYEKRGLIPPARRNALNGWREYTGPEILNLKKLMGR, encoded by the coding sequence ATGGGCTCAGAACTTCTTTCCTCAATTCCCCGATACTATGCCGCAGCCGAGGCGGCTGAAATCCTCGGGATCTCCAAACAGACTTTAATTCGGTACGAGAAGCGGGGTTTGATTCCACCGGCGCGGCGCAATGCGCTCAATGGCTGGAGAGAGTACACGGGACCTGAGATCTTGAATTTAAAAAAGCTGATGGGGCGTTAG
- the pilM gene encoding pilus assembly protein PilM yields the protein MAAKTSVGLEVRADQLRLVALTKLSDGVRVECCLTMTLPEVTGESALRQIRTWLAERLPPKREAVLAIAGGSAFVRGITVLPIKEKTLEQAIGYEAEQQIPFSLQEVEWDWCSLGSSGEGGTRGQTRAILVAVKKEIVEGGLRQAMSFGVTAGAMDLASLAMYNTARRVGVLRQETPSVIVCVEQDSTDLLILQAGSRADSIPEFWVRSLPFGLNQGEEALGDLVGEIKRSVDFRLGEAGELGQVLLCGEGAGSQALLSAMREALDVLIEPVDPFRSVVKGSGSATIPEGAERSPYTVAMGLALRGLGPVPLEVNLAKRWAEVNRQRKERQTHALGVGVLSVLLILSGVWSNWGQIQSKQEAFSQLNQKLAGYEQYSPQIAELQKEVVFLQERTEWLVELAKKKELALKVLDNGSEALPEGVWIADGNLEVPVSQGQWGEFAIRGMAPDYESVNSFVGTLRASPRLRDVKPISSTLVKPTDGNSEEVVEFSITAGLREL from the coding sequence ATGGCAGCAAAAACATCAGTCGGCCTGGAAGTGCGTGCGGACCAACTGAGATTGGTGGCGCTCACCAAACTTTCGGATGGGGTGCGTGTGGAGTGTTGTTTGACGATGACTCTTCCCGAGGTCACCGGGGAGTCGGCCCTGCGTCAGATTCGCACTTGGTTGGCCGAGCGTCTGCCTCCCAAACGCGAGGCGGTCCTGGCAATTGCCGGGGGCTCAGCATTTGTGCGCGGAATCACGGTTTTGCCCATCAAGGAAAAGACGCTCGAACAGGCTATTGGCTATGAGGCTGAACAACAAATTCCCTTTTCCTTGCAGGAGGTTGAATGGGACTGGTGTTCCCTGGGTTCCTCTGGTGAAGGCGGGACCCGGGGCCAGACTCGCGCCATCTTAGTGGCAGTGAAAAAGGAAATCGTAGAGGGAGGCTTGCGCCAGGCCATGAGCTTTGGTGTGACGGCGGGTGCCATGGACTTGGCTTCTTTGGCCATGTACAACACGGCCAGGCGGGTGGGAGTCCTCCGGCAAGAGACCCCTTCAGTCATCGTCTGTGTGGAACAGGATTCCACGGACTTGCTCATCCTTCAGGCGGGGTCCCGTGCCGACAGCATCCCGGAGTTCTGGGTGCGCAGCCTGCCCTTTGGTCTTAATCAAGGAGAAGAAGCTCTGGGAGACCTGGTCGGCGAGATCAAACGCTCGGTTGATTTTAGGCTGGGGGAAGCCGGAGAACTGGGACAGGTTTTGCTCTGTGGAGAAGGGGCTGGGTCCCAGGCTTTGTTGAGTGCCATGCGCGAGGCCTTGGATGTGCTTATTGAGCCGGTGGATCCGTTCCGTTCCGTGGTTAAGGGTTCGGGCAGCGCCACGATTCCCGAAGGCGCCGAGCGCAGTCCGTACACTGTGGCCATGGGCTTGGCCCTGCGCGGTCTGGGTCCGGTCCCGTTGGAAGTGAATTTGGCCAAGCGCTGGGCTGAGGTCAATCGCCAGCGCAAGGAGCGCCAAACTCATGCTTTGGGTGTGGGGGTGCTTTCGGTGCTGCTCATCCTTTCGGGAGTATGGAGCAATTGGGGGCAGATCCAATCCAAACAGGAGGCCTTCAGTCAATTAAACCAGAAGCTGGCCGGCTATGAACAGTACTCGCCACAGATTGCCGAGCTTCAGAAAGAGGTGGTTTTTCTGCAAGAGCGCACGGAATGGCTTGTGGAGTTAGCCAAAAAGAAGGAATTAGCTCTTAAGGTGCTCGATAACGGGAGCGAGGCGTTGCCCGAGGGCGTGTGGATTGCGGACGGCAATTTGGAAGTTCCCGTGTCCCAGGGGCAGTGGGGAGAATTTGCGATTCGGGGTATGGCACCGGATTATGAATCCGTGAACAGTTTTGTCGGGACCTTGAGGGCTTCGCCTCGCCTGAGAGATGTCAAGCCCATCTCCTCCACCCTGGTGAAACCCACGGACGGAAATTCTGAAGAGGTCGTGGAATTTTCTATCACGGCCGGATTGAGAGAACTGTGA
- a CDS encoding tetratricopeptide repeat protein produces MKDSFVSLGLALLLVLGFSAPPARAMGQPVGADAEESAKWREQDAVPSAVARESAGPSFDRGKELYQGGKYKEALREFKRVIQLDPTHPWAQLYVERIEERLSKKAADQMAALNKELEVQQKLQDEEMRRAEEDYRRKLEAEKKKLSKKADQREKEIQRQEDYTDKIVQQEMGPRINSLYGEAVSAYRAGNYAEALAKFEAVLTLDPGHKKAARYKQTTEERLAKQQIRQGESLAATEVSTLRPATVIPVAVTSAIDAEEIPEVYKEAVSAYRSQDYAGALAKFDAILGADPGHKKAAYYKQATLERLDRQGVEAVQPAASAAPPAVRVAAAPAETTPVPKSSSLSAAEMALRDQFELLAQREGELLSMANAVQGQIDQLDEETSFLSPGQPTALQANKKRRAELEAELQKAQQGLKEVEREKQVLSIKRKALERRLAEDYRQDLESGNVPKMYAEGRRLYKAGDFEAAKDFFVRVVEIDPQHRAAQKYLNHIDDDIADQLQKLERERERARQAAEKRMVAELKKREETMFARAKEFYAAGAFPEAREQLERLLDLNPENSAAVDYLNRVSVAEERSERVVKVADAETEEKQERRFLFWKQGKEKEAEEDERDLQGREKALRKEKVEELFLRAKAAANSGDFAEAVETAELALQLDPGNRPVQKFISRTRADYEKTEKRLEDESAKRERQLRAEKTRELLDIGRARFEEGRYQEAAASFEAALRLDPGNRLAGDMLHKSKIEFAKTTMTPLESGPGPDPRYLEGEDLYNQGYYRQALEKFGEVQSDRPDDAVVEDAWTKSREMIVAIQSDQPEPIEDTVYAKYWEDAQINLMAKRYAAALKSLNKVLAQYPEHTDALLARTEVMKELSVVREREARQARLRAMALASERKEELARQDEEVMGVPRDERAMRYITEARELAGKGKYEEAIARLESALAIDPGSTRARSEMARVRRQMREGAEDDAFVKRRVPEEDLLLGIEERQVLPQGYDADGIRTGSSAFSQDRGVVRLTEPLLAEDLSQPVSLDFQEVPLEDILRFLVQMTGVNILPSAALRDEGRTMSIRLKDVPLENALEYMFRKENLSWRVEDDAVWVSTPQELESEAVETRIYFLGQGKGMYTPEGGALSEVTSIRDVLEEVVPAGPDSKLVFDDRSSALIVTDTPSNLALVEELLYNIDISPVQVLIESRFTEITEGDFSQLGFETALNSDMKVTGKRDGRNKTQVDSGTGIDFGTAGIDPSSIFSSRGTEGLNLSYQGILTSPQFQVVLHALQEDSKTKTLSTPRVTTLNNQRATIKVVDEYVYPSRYEVSVVREDLNGDGDFEDTVSGVSEVRFVNLPQDFVTRDLGILLHVTPSVGKDRERIALSLVPEVSELKSLDSFTGSVTVPRFTSRNLSTSVIINDGDTVVLGGLITETDSTTKTKVPILGDLPVVGALFSRSEEDVDRSNLVIFVTANILAPDGSLLAKQGEI; encoded by the coding sequence TTGAAAGATAGCTTCGTTTCATTGGGATTGGCACTGCTGTTGGTTCTGGGCTTTAGTGCCCCCCCTGCGCGGGCCATGGGGCAACCCGTGGGTGCGGATGCGGAAGAGTCTGCCAAGTGGCGCGAGCAAGATGCTGTTCCCTCTGCAGTGGCGCGTGAATCGGCCGGCCCGAGTTTTGATCGCGGGAAGGAACTCTATCAAGGGGGCAAGTACAAAGAAGCTCTCCGGGAGTTTAAACGGGTGATCCAGCTTGATCCCACCCACCCTTGGGCCCAGCTTTATGTGGAGCGTATTGAAGAGCGCTTGAGCAAGAAGGCTGCGGACCAAATGGCAGCGCTCAACAAAGAACTCGAAGTCCAGCAAAAGCTCCAGGATGAGGAGATGCGCCGCGCCGAGGAGGACTACCGGCGCAAGCTGGAGGCGGAGAAGAAGAAATTGTCCAAAAAGGCGGACCAAAGAGAAAAAGAGATCCAGAGGCAGGAGGACTACACCGACAAGATTGTGCAGCAGGAGATGGGGCCCAGGATCAATTCCCTCTATGGTGAAGCGGTTTCTGCGTACCGGGCCGGGAATTACGCCGAGGCCTTGGCCAAGTTTGAAGCCGTCCTGACGCTGGATCCCGGTCACAAGAAGGCCGCCCGCTACAAGCAGACCACTGAAGAACGACTTGCCAAGCAGCAGATAAGGCAGGGTGAAAGCCTTGCCGCAACTGAGGTTTCTACTTTGCGCCCTGCAACGGTCATACCTGTGGCTGTGACTTCTGCAATCGATGCTGAGGAAATTCCCGAAGTCTATAAGGAGGCGGTCTCTGCGTATCGAAGCCAAGATTATGCCGGGGCTTTGGCCAAGTTTGACGCCATTTTAGGTGCAGATCCCGGCCATAAGAAAGCGGCTTACTACAAACAGGCAACTTTGGAACGCCTGGACCGGCAGGGAGTTGAAGCGGTGCAGCCTGCCGCATCGGCTGCTCCGCCCGCCGTGAGAGTGGCTGCCGCGCCTGCCGAAACCACGCCTGTGCCCAAGTCCAGCTCCCTTAGTGCGGCAGAGATGGCTCTGCGCGATCAGTTTGAACTCCTGGCGCAGCGCGAAGGCGAGTTGCTTTCCATGGCCAATGCAGTTCAGGGACAGATCGATCAGCTTGATGAGGAGACGTCCTTTTTGAGTCCCGGCCAGCCCACAGCGTTGCAGGCCAACAAAAAGCGCCGCGCAGAGCTTGAGGCGGAGTTACAAAAAGCGCAACAGGGTCTGAAAGAGGTGGAAAGAGAAAAACAGGTGTTGAGTATCAAGCGGAAGGCCCTGGAACGGCGTTTGGCAGAGGACTACCGTCAGGATCTTGAAAGCGGGAACGTCCCCAAGATGTATGCCGAGGGCCGGCGTCTGTACAAGGCCGGAGATTTTGAAGCAGCCAAAGACTTTTTTGTCCGGGTCGTGGAAATCGACCCCCAGCATCGAGCTGCGCAGAAATACCTCAATCACATCGACGACGATATTGCGGATCAGCTGCAGAAGCTCGAAAGGGAACGCGAAAGGGCGCGGCAGGCCGCTGAGAAACGGATGGTGGCAGAACTCAAGAAACGCGAGGAAACAATGTTTGCCCGCGCCAAAGAGTTCTATGCGGCAGGAGCCTTTCCCGAAGCCCGCGAGCAATTGGAGCGTTTGCTGGACCTGAATCCGGAGAATTCCGCTGCGGTTGATTATCTCAACCGGGTTTCCGTGGCTGAGGAGCGCTCTGAGCGCGTGGTCAAGGTGGCTGACGCGGAGACAGAAGAGAAACAAGAGAGGCGTTTCTTGTTCTGGAAGCAGGGTAAGGAGAAGGAGGCCGAGGAGGATGAACGGGACCTGCAGGGCCGTGAGAAGGCTCTGCGCAAGGAGAAGGTTGAGGAGCTCTTTTTGCGCGCCAAAGCGGCGGCGAATTCCGGAGATTTTGCCGAAGCTGTGGAAACCGCGGAATTGGCGCTTCAATTGGACCCGGGAAACCGTCCGGTCCAGAAGTTTATCAGCAGGACACGCGCTGATTATGAAAAAACGGAAAAGCGTCTCGAGGACGAAAGCGCCAAGCGCGAGCGTCAACTGCGCGCTGAAAAAACACGGGAGCTTTTGGATATCGGGCGCGCGCGTTTTGAGGAAGGCCGCTATCAGGAGGCTGCCGCCAGTTTTGAGGCGGCTTTACGTCTGGATCCGGGGAATCGTCTGGCCGGGGATATGTTGCACAAGTCCAAAATAGAATTTGCCAAGACCACCATGACACCCTTGGAAAGCGGGCCCGGTCCGGATCCGCGCTATTTGGAGGGGGAGGATCTCTACAACCAGGGCTATTACCGGCAGGCCTTGGAAAAGTTCGGGGAGGTCCAATCCGACCGTCCGGACGATGCAGTGGTGGAGGATGCATGGACCAAGTCCCGCGAGATGATTGTGGCCATTCAGAGCGATCAGCCTGAGCCCATTGAAGACACGGTCTATGCCAAGTACTGGGAGGACGCCCAGATCAATCTGATGGCCAAGCGCTATGCCGCGGCCCTCAAGTCCTTGAACAAGGTCTTGGCCCAATACCCGGAGCACACTGACGCGCTTCTCGCGCGCACGGAGGTCATGAAGGAACTCAGTGTGGTGAGGGAGCGCGAGGCGCGCCAGGCCCGGCTTCGGGCCATGGCTCTGGCTTCGGAACGCAAGGAGGAGCTGGCGCGCCAGGATGAAGAGGTTATGGGGGTTCCCCGGGACGAACGGGCAATGCGCTATATCACGGAGGCGAGGGAGCTTGCGGGCAAAGGGAAATATGAAGAGGCAATTGCCCGCCTGGAGTCCGCCCTGGCCATTGACCCGGGCAGCACCCGGGCCCGCAGCGAGATGGCCCGCGTGCGGCGCCAAATGCGCGAAGGCGCGGAAGACGATGCTTTTGTGAAGCGGCGGGTTCCGGAGGAGGATCTCTTGCTGGGGATCGAGGAGCGCCAGGTTTTGCCGCAAGGCTATGATGCGGATGGGATTCGCACCGGTTCCAGCGCTTTTTCCCAGGATAGAGGAGTGGTGCGTCTCACAGAGCCTTTGCTGGCCGAGGATTTGTCCCAGCCCGTGAGTCTGGATTTTCAAGAGGTGCCTTTGGAAGACATCCTCCGGTTCCTTGTGCAAATGACAGGGGTCAATATTTTGCCCTCGGCCGCCTTGAGAGATGAAGGCCGTACCATGAGTATCCGCCTCAAGGATGTGCCTTTGGAGAATGCATTGGAGTATATGTTCCGCAAGGAAAATCTGTCTTGGCGAGTGGAGGATGATGCCGTTTGGGTTTCAACGCCTCAGGAGTTGGAGTCCGAAGCCGTGGAGACGCGAATTTATTTCTTGGGCCAGGGCAAGGGAATGTACACTCCCGAGGGCGGAGCTTTGTCTGAGGTGACCTCGATTCGGGATGTTCTGGAGGAAGTGGTCCCGGCAGGTCCGGATTCCAAATTGGTCTTTGACGACCGCAGCAGCGCGCTCATTGTGACGGATACCCCCTCGAACCTGGCTTTGGTGGAAGAGCTGTTGTACAACATTGATATCTCACCCGTGCAGGTCCTCATTGAATCGCGTTTTACGGAGATTACCGAAGGCGATTTCAGCCAGCTCGGATTTGAGACCGCATTGAACAGCGACATGAAGGTGACCGGAAAGAGGGACGGACGCAACAAGACCCAAGTGGATTCCGGCACGGGAATCGATTTCGGAACAGCAGGCATTGATCCCTCGAGCATTTTTTCCTCTCGCGGGACTGAGGGTTTAAATCTTTCCTACCAGGGCATTCTGACTTCTCCCCAGTTCCAGGTGGTCTTGCACGCGCTTCAGGAGGACAGCAAGACCAAGACCCTTTCCACGCCGCGTGTCACAACTCTCAATAACCAAAGGGCCACAATCAAGGTCGTGGATGAGTACGTGTATCCTTCCCGTTATGAAGTTTCTGTAGTACGTGAAGATTTGAACGGAGACGGGGATTTCGAAGACACGGTTTCCGGAGTCAGCGAAGTGCGCTTTGTGAATCTGCCGCAGGATTTTGTCACCCGGGACTTGGGGATTTTGCTGCATGTGACGCCCAGCGTGGGCAAGGACCGCGAGCGCATCGCTCTGAGCCTTGTGCCGGAAGTCAGCGAACTCAAGAGCCTCGATTCTTTTACAGGTTCGGTTACTGTGCCGCGCTTTACGAGCCGCAATTTGAGTACCAGTGTGATTATCAATGACGGCGATACAGTGGTCTTGGGCGGATTGATCACTGAAACAGACTCCACCACAAAGACCAAAGTCCCCATACTCGGGGATCTCCCGGTTGTAGGCGCCCTCTTTTCGCGGAGCGAAGAGGATGTGGACCGCTCCAATCTGGTTATCTTTGTGACAGCCAATATCCTGGCTCCTGATGGAAGTCTGCTTGCCAAGCAGGGGGAAATCTGA
- a CDS encoding prepilin-type N-terminal cleavage/methylation domain-containing protein, translated as MTVRTDCRPAGKRPWVRGLSLVEVMVAAALVAIIFTGALMLFRSATSSWSKGEDQVERAQHIRLIGERIGTQISSAYWKREGGIHLKGSADALFFVSSSGDLVFGGDLVEVGYWLEPNGDLLTYVESNPDFDFETGNPESLLKAIGSLSFSYYDGEAWLEEWDTEIKHAMPRAVRVRVSLEDSPEEVFETMAFVNTAR; from the coding sequence TTGACTGTTCGAACAGATTGCAGGCCGGCCGGGAAACGTCCCTGGGTGAGAGGGTTATCGCTTGTGGAGGTGATGGTCGCTGCCGCTTTGGTGGCGATTATCTTTACCGGGGCCTTGATGCTTTTTAGAAGCGCCACTTCTTCCTGGAGCAAAGGGGAGGACCAAGTCGAGCGCGCTCAGCACATTCGTTTGATCGGAGAGCGAATCGGCACACAGATCTCCAGTGCTTATTGGAAGCGTGAGGGAGGCATCCACCTGAAGGGGAGTGCGGATGCCCTTTTTTTTGTTTCCTCTTCGGGGGATCTGGTGTTTGGAGGGGACTTGGTAGAGGTCGGATATTGGTTGGAGCCCAACGGGGATTTGTTGACCTATGTGGAGTCCAACCCGGACTTTGATTTTGAAACCGGAAATCCGGAAAGTTTGTTGAAAGCGATCGGGAGTTTGAGTTTCAGCTACTACGACGGCGAAGCTTGGCTTGAGGAATGGGATACGGAGATCAAGCATGCAATGCCGCGAGCCGTGCGTGTGCGGGTCTCTCTTGAAGATAGTCCGGAGGAAGTTTTTGAGACGATGGCCTTCGTCAATACAGCAAGATAG